In Spirochaeta thermophila DSM 6578, the following proteins share a genomic window:
- a CDS encoding ArsR/SmtB family transcription factor codes for MDTLKRELDERVASRYKEKAAILKALAHPTRLWMLEQLARESRCVCEFVAALDVDFSTVSKHLALLKSAGLVEDTKEGRQVRYRLVAPQVAGILALVEDLLQQRAKVLEASSS; via the coding sequence ATGGACACCTTAAAACGTGAACTCGACGAGCGTGTAGCAAGTCGCTACAAGGAGAAAGCCGCGATCCTCAAGGCTCTCGCGCACCCCACCCGGCTCTGGATGCTGGAACAACTCGCGAGGGAATCACGATGCGTCTGTGAGTTCGTCGCTGCCCTCGATGTGGATTTCTCCACGGTCTCCAAACACCTGGCCCTTCTCAAGAGTGCAGGGCTTGTGGAGGATACCAAAGAGGGCCGACAGGTCCGCTACCGTCTTGTTGCTCCCCAGGTCGCCGGGATCCTCGCCTTGGTGGAAGATCTCCTCCAACAGAGGGCAAAGGTGCTCGAGGCATCCTCGAGCTGA
- a CDS encoding OmpA family protein: MRGISYSSVLFFLVGFSLLAEPSELPVIRIVEKHNYSLTRNGRYQGHLYREMRGRIEVHPSSHGPHYRGTAFLLESFTHLAPSVPRRVDEIIDVNTYPLALHSMDLPSSPFPSHQGIPVIPQDGIPLEGSWQGPGVVYVDPEGKGMPTRVNVLVEYRYQGTTSYEGEEVFVLWARFGLRYKGDDPEGDPQLAKSEGSHVLTIYLSKDGVLRFIKDTFDDRFLYKDGTTLSGKGFSLIWYREVVPFLPGTTIALLSESLSPLLSPTPSPLATPEPSTTLTSPSPAEELASLGEENSVEKVPEGIKITLRTLHFLPDQAVLLPGEEAKLDILAEALKKAPDRTILVVGHTADVGKPQGQMALSVARAKTIVEELVKRGIEPDRLIYLGKGGTEPVAPNHTEEGRRLNRRVEIFLLED; this comes from the coding sequence ATGAGAGGCATCTCCTATTCGTCCGTTCTTTTCTTCCTTGTGGGGTTCTCTCTCCTTGCTGAGCCTTCAGAGCTTCCGGTCATACGGATCGTAGAGAAGCACAACTACTCCCTCACCAGGAACGGCCGTTATCAGGGACATCTCTACAGAGAGATGAGAGGACGGATCGAGGTCCACCCCTCATCCCACGGTCCCCACTACAGAGGTACCGCCTTCCTTCTGGAGAGCTTCACCCATCTTGCGCCTTCCGTCCCGCGGAGGGTGGATGAGATCATAGATGTGAACACCTATCCACTCGCTCTTCATTCGATGGACCTTCCCTCCTCCCCCTTTCCCTCTCACCAGGGAATCCCTGTCATACCACAGGACGGTATCCCTCTGGAGGGATCCTGGCAGGGCCCCGGGGTGGTGTACGTGGACCCCGAGGGCAAGGGAATGCCCACACGGGTGAACGTCCTGGTGGAGTACCGGTATCAGGGGACGACCTCGTACGAGGGAGAGGAGGTGTTCGTCCTGTGGGCCAGGTTCGGTCTCAGGTACAAGGGAGACGATCCAGAAGGTGACCCTCAGCTCGCAAAGAGCGAGGGCAGTCATGTGCTCACCATCTACCTCTCGAAGGACGGCGTACTCAGGTTCATCAAAGATACCTTCGACGATCGGTTCCTCTATAAGGACGGCACTACCCTTTCGGGGAAGGGCTTCAGCCTCATCTGGTATAGGGAGGTGGTCCCCTTCCTGCCCGGCACCACCATTGCACTCCTCTCCGAAAGTCTCTCTCCCCTGCTCTCTCCCACTCCTTCCCCTCTTGCGACACCAGAGCCCTCCACCACACTCACTTCCCCTTCCCCGGCAGAGGAACTCGCCTCCCTCGGTGAAGAAAACTCGGTAGAAAAGGTGCCTGAAGGTATAAAGATCACCCTGCGGACTCTCCACTTCCTCCCCGATCAGGCCGTCCTCCTCCCGGGGGAGGAGGCGAAGCTTGACATCCTCGCAGAGGCCCTCAAGAAGGCCCCCGACCGAACGATCCTGGTGGTGGGGCATACCGCTGATGTGGGAAAGCCCCAGGGACAGATGGCCCTCTCGGTGGCCCGGGCGAAGACCATCGTGGAGGAACTGGTGAAACGGGGGATCGAGCCCGACAGGCTCATCTATCTGGGTAAGGGGGGAACCGAGCCGGTCGCTCCGAACCACACCGAAGAGGGACGACGCCTCAACCGTCGGGTGGAGATCTTTCTGCTCGAGGACTAG
- a CDS encoding DUF429 domain-containing protein produces the protein MRVAGIDGGGGAWTVAMWDGSDVRLQRVSHIRELLDVRPVLVGIDLPIGLPSRREPGGRRADREARRRLGRRGVCVFSPPVRESLCAATYREALGINREAGGGISVQCFRLFPALRELDEWMREDPSRQEWVKEVHPELSFTAMNGGRPVEKSKHTREGMRCRISLLDEALFLPRCGRRMEEVVGPLPVIWREHVVDACAVLWSALRILEGTAERVPAEEERDPCGLPVEIWY, from the coding sequence ATGAGGGTAGCGGGAATAGACGGGGGTGGGGGCGCATGGACTGTGGCGATGTGGGATGGCTCTGATGTGCGCCTCCAGAGGGTGAGCCACATCCGCGAGCTGCTCGATGTACGACCTGTCCTCGTGGGGATCGACCTGCCCATCGGCCTTCCCTCGAGGAGGGAGCCCGGCGGAAGGCGGGCCGACAGGGAGGCGAGGAGGCGCCTGGGGAGGAGGGGGGTGTGCGTCTTCAGCCCGCCGGTGAGGGAGAGCCTTTGCGCGGCCACCTACAGGGAGGCACTCGGGATAAACCGGGAGGCCGGAGGGGGGATCTCGGTGCAGTGCTTCAGGCTCTTTCCCGCGCTTCGTGAACTCGACGAGTGGATGCGAGAAGATCCCTCCCGGCAGGAGTGGGTGAAGGAGGTGCATCCCGAGCTCTCTTTCACGGCCATGAACGGAGGAAGACCGGTGGAGAAGAGCAAGCACACGCGGGAAGGGATGCGCTGCCGCATCTCGCTCCTCGATGAGGCCCTCTTTCTCCCACGGTGTGGCAGGCGCATGGAGGAGGTGGTGGGCCCCCTCCCTGTGATATGGCGCGAGCATGTGGTGGACGCGTGCGCGGTGCTCTGGAGTGCCCTGCGCATCCTGGAGGGGACTGCGGAGAGAGTTCCCGCGGAGGAGGAGCGGGATCCCTGCGGCCTCCCCGTGGAAATCTGGTACTAG
- a CDS encoding PQQ-dependent sugar dehydrogenase: MNIRWIIVVSLLIEGSVLLAAEEGLLVRSEEETFLLVQTPHTFSHPWGMAVLPDGRLLITEREGNLWLVDREEKVRITGTPAVRATGQGGLLDVEVDPAFPEEPYIYLTFSAPGAGDTSGTALARARLSGTSLEDVRILWEMERKTSSGRHFGSRLAWAPDGTLFVSTGERGERDRAQDPSDTAGKILRFNRDGSIPSDNPFVGRTGFHPAIYSLGHRNVQGLAVHPETGILWAHEHGPFGGDEVNIVLPGRNYGWPVITYGKEYGTRAPIGEGTHKPGMEQPVIYWSPSIAPSGMLFYTGDAFPRWKGDLFIGALAGTHLRRLVLKGDDLVHEEVLLKDTVGRVRDVAQDPAGRILLLTDHPNGRLYVLEPPAR, encoded by the coding sequence ATGAACATTCGATGGATCATTGTGGTGAGTCTTCTCATCGAAGGGAGTGTGCTTCTTGCCGCCGAGGAAGGTCTCCTGGTTCGTTCCGAAGAAGAGACATTCCTCCTGGTACAGACGCCGCACACCTTCTCCCATCCGTGGGGCATGGCAGTCCTTCCCGACGGACGCCTGCTCATCACCGAGCGGGAGGGGAATCTCTGGCTTGTGGACAGAGAGGAGAAGGTGCGGATCACCGGAACTCCGGCCGTGAGAGCCACAGGCCAGGGAGGCCTCCTCGATGTAGAGGTGGATCCGGCTTTTCCTGAGGAGCCGTACATCTACCTCACCTTCTCCGCACCGGGTGCTGGCGACACCTCGGGCACCGCCCTTGCGAGAGCCCGTCTCTCAGGAACGAGCCTCGAGGATGTGCGCATCCTCTGGGAAATGGAACGCAAGACCTCCTCCGGGAGGCACTTCGGCTCCCGCCTCGCCTGGGCCCCCGACGGTACCCTCTTCGTCTCCACCGGAGAGAGGGGCGAGCGGGACAGGGCGCAGGACCCCTCCGATACCGCCGGTAAGATCCTCAGGTTTAACAGAGACGGCAGCATTCCTTCCGACAACCCCTTTGTGGGGAGAACGGGCTTCCACCCTGCCATCTACTCCCTTGGTCATCGGAACGTACAGGGCCTTGCCGTCCATCCGGAGACGGGCATCCTCTGGGCCCACGAACACGGGCCGTTCGGGGGGGACGAGGTGAACATCGTCCTCCCGGGGAGAAACTACGGGTGGCCGGTCATCACCTACGGCAAGGAATACGGGACCCGGGCACCCATAGGAGAGGGGACCCACAAACCCGGCATGGAACAGCCGGTGATCTACTGGAGTCCTTCGATCGCCCCCTCCGGAATGCTCTTTTACACCGGAGACGCCTTTCCCCGATGGAAGGGCGACCTCTTCATCGGAGCCCTTGCTGGCACCCACCTGAGACGCCTCGTCCTGAAGGGAGATGACCTGGTCCACGAAGAGGTCCTGCTGAAGGACACGGTGGGAAGGGTGCGCGATGTGGCACAGGATCCCGCAGGCCGCATCCTTCTCCTCACCGACCACCCCAACGGCAGACTCTACGTGCTCGAGCCGCCCGCACGATGA
- a CDS encoding nucleotidyltransferase domain-containing protein — translation MVPTLYREVLLLIEERLRDMPHPWVITGSLGMVLQGLPLEIHDIDIQTDGEGAYEIEARLSEYVTRPVEYTRSERVRSHLGACMIGTVKVEIMGAIQKRLPDGTWESPVDVRPHRCWISLNGRKIPVLSLEYEYHAYRTLGRLERTALIREWLEKHPPTCR, via the coding sequence ATGGTTCCGACCCTGTATCGCGAAGTTCTCCTCCTCATAGAGGAACGGCTGAGAGATATGCCGCATCCCTGGGTGATCACCGGTAGCCTGGGGATGGTTCTGCAGGGGCTTCCGCTCGAGATCCACGATATCGATATCCAGACCGACGGGGAGGGCGCCTACGAGATTGAAGCCCGCCTGAGTGAATACGTCACGCGGCCGGTTGAGTACACCAGATCGGAGCGAGTCCGCTCCCATCTGGGTGCGTGCATGATTGGTACCGTCAAAGTCGAGATAATGGGGGCGATCCAGAAACGACTACCTGATGGTACATGGGAGTCTCCAGTAGACGTGAGGCCGCATAGATGCTGGATTAGCTTGAACGGCAGAAAGATCCCCGTACTTTCACTGGAATACGAATACCATGCGTATCGAACCCTCGGGAGGCTCGAGAGAACGGCCCTGATAAGGGAATGGCTGGAGAAACACCCGCCGACCTGCAGGTGA